The Sporomusa termitida genome has a window encoding:
- the rnpM gene encoding RNase P modulator RnpM → MCVGCQEMKAKKELLRVVRSPEGEIVLDPTGKKAGRGAYMCRSQPCLAKAFKEKRLERALKQQISADVYNALRAGIIE, encoded by the coding sequence ATGTGTGTTGGCTGTCAGGAAATGAAAGCCAAGAAGGAACTGCTGAGAGTTGTCAGGTCGCCGGAAGGGGAGATTGTGCTTGATCCAACCGGAAAAAAAGCCGGCCGGGGTGCATATATGTGCCGGAGTCAACCGTGTTTGGCCAAAGCATTTAAGGAAAAAAGACTGGAAAGAGCGCTTAAGCAACAGATTTCTGCCGATGTTTATAATGCTCTCCGGGCTGGCATCATAGAATGA
- the infB gene encoding translation initiation factor IF-2, with protein sequence MPKPKSIKIGESITVKDLAGKMGREAGEIIKKLMMLGTMVNINQEVDFDTASILGGEFGVAVEAIPPEEDPTEIPEIEDDEQDLVYRPPVVTVMGHVDHGKTSLLDSIRQTHVTSQEAGGITQHIGAYQVMCQGKKIVFLDTPGHEAFTAMRARGAQVTDIAILVVAADDGVMPQTIEAINHAKSAKVPIIVAINKMDRPGANPDRVKQQLAEHQLIPEDWGGDTIMAPVSAHQKTGINELLEMILLVAEMLDLKANPNRLAYGTIVEAKLDKGRGPVSTVLVQKGTLRIGDTIIAGTAYGKVRAMVNDRGEKVKKAEPSTPVEVLGLADVPQAGDTLVAVDERTARVIAEKRIAKKRTEEIKQSQKVSLDDLFKQIQEGSLKDLNIVVKADVQGSIEALRQSLLNIKNKEVRVNIVHAGVGAINESDVMLAAASNALIVGFNVRPDGNARKAADNEKIDIRLYRVIYDAINDVEAAITGMLAPEFKEVTLGRAEVRQVISVPKAVVAGSYVLEGKITSNSQVRLIRNGIVVHEGKLESLRRFKDDVKEVAQNFECGITIEKFRDVKEGDIIEAFAMEEVAPKG encoded by the coding sequence ATGCCAAAACCTAAGAGCATTAAAATCGGGGAATCGATTACCGTTAAAGACCTTGCCGGTAAAATGGGACGCGAAGCCGGGGAAATAATCAAAAAACTGATGATGCTGGGGACAATGGTTAACATCAATCAGGAAGTTGATTTTGATACTGCCAGTATTTTAGGCGGTGAATTTGGGGTGGCAGTAGAGGCAATTCCACCGGAAGAAGATCCGACAGAAATTCCTGAGATTGAAGATGATGAGCAAGACCTGGTCTACCGGCCGCCGGTTGTTACTGTTATGGGGCATGTTGACCATGGCAAAACTTCACTCCTGGACTCTATCAGGCAGACTCATGTTACTTCGCAGGAAGCAGGCGGCATAACCCAGCATATCGGTGCTTATCAGGTAATGTGCCAGGGGAAGAAAATTGTCTTTTTGGATACCCCGGGGCATGAAGCTTTTACGGCCATGCGTGCTCGCGGTGCCCAGGTGACTGATATTGCCATATTGGTCGTAGCTGCGGATGACGGTGTTATGCCGCAGACGATTGAAGCGATCAATCACGCTAAATCGGCCAAAGTACCAATTATTGTTGCCATTAATAAAATGGACCGCCCGGGTGCCAATCCGGACCGGGTTAAACAACAGTTAGCCGAACATCAGTTAATACCTGAAGACTGGGGCGGCGATACGATTATGGCGCCAGTGTCTGCTCATCAGAAAACGGGTATTAACGAACTGCTGGAAATGATCTTATTAGTGGCGGAGATGCTGGATCTTAAAGCAAACCCCAATCGTCTTGCTTATGGTACAATTGTTGAAGCCAAACTGGATAAAGGCCGGGGCCCGGTATCCACAGTCCTGGTGCAAAAAGGCACGCTGCGCATTGGTGATACAATTATTGCCGGTACAGCCTATGGTAAGGTGCGGGCGATGGTAAATGACCGGGGCGAAAAAGTGAAAAAGGCTGAACCTTCTACCCCGGTGGAAGTACTTGGCTTGGCTGATGTCCCGCAGGCCGGCGACACACTGGTAGCTGTAGATGAACGGACCGCCCGGGTTATTGCCGAAAAGCGCATTGCCAAAAAACGTACTGAGGAAATCAAGCAGTCACAAAAGGTTTCTTTAGATGATTTATTTAAACAGATTCAGGAAGGCAGCCTTAAGGATCTTAACATCGTTGTTAAGGCCGATGTTCAGGGCTCGATCGAGGCTCTCCGCCAGTCGCTGCTCAACATTAAAAACAAAGAAGTCAGGGTCAATATTGTTCACGCCGGCGTCGGGGCTATCAACGAATCCGATGTCATGCTGGCGGCGGCATCCAATGCGCTGATTGTTGGCTTTAACGTCCGCCCTGACGGCAATGCCCGCAAGGCTGCGGATAATGAAAAAATAGACATTCGGCTCTACCGGGTTATTTATGATGCAATTAATGACGTGGAAGCGGCAATTACAGGCATGCTGGCGCCCGAGTTCAAGGAAGTCACGTTGGGCCGGGCCGAGGTACGTCAGGTAATCTCTGTTCCTAAAGCGGTTGTTGCCGGCTCCTATGTACTTGAAGGGAAAATAACCAGTAACTCCCAGGTGCGGCTTATCCGGAACGGAATTGTTGTTCATGAAGGCAAGCTGGAGTCGCTGCGGCGTTTCAAAGATGATGTTAAAGAGGTTGCCCAGAATTTTGAATGCGGCATAACGATTGAAAAGTTCCGCGATGTCAAAGAAGGCGACATCATTGAAGCCTTTGCCATGGAAGAAGTTGCCCCTAAGGGATAA
- a CDS encoding DHH family phosphoesterase — protein sequence MEVSIAHSAELLHRANHIILTAHIHPDGDALGSLLALNAYLSAQGKQVRMLLDDEVPRTFKFLADWEKIEKPDSSEIEADLLVVLDASDLERVGKVRNAVKAPILNLDHHISNLKFADYWYVDSQAAATGEIIFKILNAVQATVTADMATALFTAIATDCGFFRFANTSTETLRFASELVALGAKPHIISEYLDTKPLAVIAALPKVLETLEIVDCGQGRQIAALTLRQEILADLREDTEGFINYPRNIEGVEIAVMFKETDNSVRVSLRSKTVDVSKIALGFGGGGHARAAGCTVAEPLSKAKRLIMEAAKKQLAKGVSIK from the coding sequence GTGGAAGTATCTATTGCACACAGTGCTGAGCTGTTACACCGGGCCAATCATATTATACTAACGGCTCATATTCATCCTGATGGCGATGCTTTGGGATCACTGCTGGCGCTGAATGCCTACCTTTCAGCCCAGGGCAAACAGGTCAGGATGCTGCTTGATGATGAAGTCCCCCGCACCTTTAAATTCCTAGCTGACTGGGAAAAAATAGAAAAACCCGACAGTTCCGAAATTGAAGCCGATCTGTTGGTCGTGCTTGATGCCAGCGACTTAGAGCGGGTGGGTAAAGTCCGGAATGCGGTAAAAGCCCCGATATTAAACCTGGACCATCATATCTCTAACCTGAAGTTTGCCGATTACTGGTATGTGGATAGCCAGGCTGCCGCTACCGGCGAAATAATCTTCAAAATACTTAACGCAGTGCAGGCGACGGTTACAGCCGATATGGCGACCGCGTTGTTTACGGCCATCGCGACTGACTGCGGTTTCTTCCGGTTTGCCAATACCTCCACCGAAACGCTGAGATTCGCTTCTGAGCTGGTGGCCCTGGGGGCTAAGCCTCATATTATTTCTGAATATCTGGATACGAAGCCGCTGGCTGTTATCGCGGCCTTGCCTAAAGTGCTGGAAACCCTGGAGATAGTAGACTGTGGTCAGGGCAGACAGATTGCGGCCCTGACACTAAGGCAGGAAATATTGGCTGATCTTAGAGAAGATACGGAGGGCTTCATTAACTATCCCCGCAATATTGAGGGGGTCGAAATTGCCGTCATGTTTAAGGAGACCGATAATAGTGTGCGAGTAAGCCTGCGCTCCAAAACGGTTGACGTCAGCAAGATTGCCCTGGGCTTTGGCGGCGGCGGCCATGCCCGGGCAGCCGGCTGCACTGTTGCCGAACCGCTTAGCAAGGCCAAGCGGCTGATCATGGAGGCTGCAAAAAAACAGTTAGCTAAAGGCGTGAGCATCAAATGA
- a CDS encoding PolC-type DNA polymerase III: MPSYCIIPENCQSFFLFVDQLPVDPVSRELLKAAQVNKVEINPATGAWTIDITVVTGISTQILDIAAAHLCQKCGLSKVLFNQQVKDLRQYLTQNWSQFAGQVVQGQQAVKPLLLNASWVLDEETLTIETAGELATAILTDRGIEQAVKAFIWQEFGRRCEVRFINSVSEEPAAPGDDAFLTPEYKEALSEAAAPQAKAKANDNPVIFGRNIRGAADSLQPISAIQEEARNVTLTGQVINHELKELKSGRFLLTFDLVDQTDGISGKVFFDNQEQYNKTAGVINNGMQVIVKGMVQYDRFANELILFADSMCRVEKKAARQDTAPVRRVELHAHTRMSAMDAVVSAKNLIKTAASWGHPAVAITDHGVVQAFPEAYEEASNAGIKVIYGMEGYLFDEDINQSRHIIILAQNNIGLRNLYRLVSISHLRYLHRKPRIPRKILDGYRDGLLLGSACEAGELIQAMINGSNEEELISIARYYDYLEIQPTANNEFLLRKGKVADEQGLRDINIRICGLGQKLGMPVVATCDVHFLNPEDEIYRRILMAGQGYDDADQQPPLFFRTTEEMLAEFSYLGPDKAYEVVIETPRQINDLIEVIKPIPEELYSPQIPGAEEEIKDMSYKKAELLYGTPLPELVSDRLKYELNSIINNGFAVLYLIAHKLVKKSMDDGYLVGSRGSVGSSFVATMTGITEVNPLPPHWRCPACKYSEFITDGSYGGGFDLPDKDCPHCRLRMEKNGHDIPFAVFMGFHGDKVPDIDLNFSGDYQPVAHKYTEELFGRDNVFRAGTIATIAEKTAYGFVKNYLSEKGSAARNAHINRLLGGCTGVKRTTGQHPGGIMVIPRDMDVHHFTPIQYPADDKNSATITTHFDYHSISSRLVKLDILGHDDPTVIKMLEDLTGIDAKTIPFDDAVTMSLFSSTRALKLTPDDLNSTVATFGIPEFGTKFVRQMLEDTKPKTFSELVRISGFSHGTDVWLNNAQDLIRNGTAKLSEAISARDDIMVYLIHRGVDPQVAFKVMESVRKGKGVKSDDVEKLRAKNVPAWYVESCQKIKYMFPKAHAVAYVMMAFRIAYCKVHHPLAFYAAYFTVRANDFDADLIIRGEKALKAELVILEEKGNTLSVKEKSIQTILEMAHEMYLRGFVFHRVDLYKSDATKFQIVDNGLLPPLGSLQGLGESAAHNIVAARQNKPFSSIEDIRSRSRVSKTVIDILKNHGCLAGLDDTDQIMLFA; the protein is encoded by the coding sequence ATGCCGAGTTATTGTATTATACCAGAAAATTGTCAGAGCTTTTTCCTGTTTGTCGACCAATTACCGGTTGATCCGGTAAGCCGGGAATTATTAAAAGCAGCGCAGGTAAATAAGGTTGAAATCAATCCTGCCACCGGGGCCTGGACGATAGATATAACTGTTGTCACAGGGATTTCAACGCAAATTCTGGATATTGCCGCAGCACATTTATGTCAGAAATGCGGCTTAAGCAAAGTCCTGTTTAATCAACAGGTTAAAGACCTAAGACAGTATTTAACGCAAAATTGGTCCCAGTTTGCCGGACAGGTTGTGCAGGGACAGCAGGCAGTAAAACCTTTATTGTTAAACGCTTCCTGGGTCCTTGATGAAGAAACACTGACAATCGAGACTGCCGGTGAACTGGCCACCGCCATCTTAACAGACCGCGGTATTGAACAGGCTGTTAAAGCCTTTATTTGGCAGGAGTTTGGCCGCCGGTGTGAAGTCCGGTTCATCAATTCAGTTTCAGAAGAGCCGGCCGCTCCGGGCGATGATGCATTCCTGACGCCGGAGTATAAAGAAGCCCTCAGTGAAGCTGCTGCACCCCAGGCTAAGGCTAAGGCCAATGATAATCCGGTTATATTTGGCCGCAATATCAGAGGGGCCGCCGATTCGCTGCAGCCGATCAGTGCTATCCAGGAAGAAGCGCGCAATGTTACCCTTACCGGCCAGGTTATTAACCACGAGCTAAAAGAATTAAAGTCAGGCCGGTTTTTACTTACCTTTGACCTTGTTGATCAAACCGACGGTATCAGTGGCAAGGTATTTTTTGATAACCAGGAGCAGTACAATAAAACAGCCGGTGTGATTAACAATGGCATGCAGGTCATTGTTAAAGGCATGGTTCAGTACGATAGATTTGCCAATGAACTGATATTATTTGCCGACAGTATGTGCAGAGTGGAAAAAAAGGCCGCCCGCCAGGATACTGCGCCTGTCCGCCGGGTTGAATTACATGCCCATACCCGTATGAGTGCCATGGATGCAGTTGTGTCAGCCAAAAACTTAATAAAGACAGCTGCCAGCTGGGGGCATCCGGCAGTTGCCATTACCGACCACGGGGTAGTACAGGCATTTCCCGAAGCCTATGAGGAAGCGAGCAATGCCGGTATTAAAGTCATTTATGGGATGGAAGGGTATTTGTTTGATGAGGATATCAACCAATCCCGGCATATTATCATTTTAGCGCAAAACAACATTGGTTTGCGCAACCTTTATCGGCTGGTGTCAATTTCACATCTCAGATACCTGCACCGTAAACCGCGTATACCCCGAAAAATCCTTGACGGCTATCGTGACGGCTTATTACTGGGCTCGGCCTGCGAAGCGGGGGAACTCATTCAGGCGATGATCAACGGGAGTAATGAAGAAGAATTAATCAGTATTGCCCGGTACTATGACTATCTTGAAATTCAACCAACCGCCAATAATGAATTCCTGCTGCGCAAAGGCAAAGTGGCTGATGAACAGGGGTTACGCGATATTAATATACGGATTTGCGGCCTTGGGCAAAAACTAGGCATGCCGGTTGTTGCCACTTGTGATGTCCATTTTCTAAACCCGGAAGACGAGATATATCGTCGTATCCTTATGGCCGGGCAGGGCTATGATGATGCTGATCAGCAGCCACCGCTTTTTTTCCGGACAACGGAGGAGATGCTGGCTGAATTCAGCTATCTCGGGCCTGACAAAGCGTATGAGGTGGTAATAGAAACCCCGCGGCAGATTAATGATCTGATTGAAGTGATTAAACCGATTCCGGAAGAGCTATACTCGCCGCAAATCCCCGGCGCTGAAGAAGAAATAAAAGACATGTCCTATAAAAAGGCCGAATTGCTGTATGGAACACCATTGCCGGAACTGGTGTCCGACCGTCTCAAATATGAACTGAATTCCATTATTAACAACGGGTTTGCAGTTTTATATCTAATTGCCCATAAACTTGTTAAAAAGTCGATGGACGACGGTTACCTGGTAGGTTCAAGAGGTTCGGTAGGGTCTTCTTTTGTCGCCACGATGACAGGGATAACGGAGGTTAATCCCCTGCCGCCGCATTGGCGCTGCCCGGCCTGTAAGTATAGTGAATTTATTACTGACGGCAGTTACGGCGGCGGCTTTGATCTGCCTGACAAGGATTGCCCGCACTGCCGGCTGCGAATGGAGAAAAACGGGCATGATATACCCTTTGCCGTGTTTATGGGTTTTCATGGCGACAAGGTCCCCGATATTGATCTCAACTTTTCCGGCGATTATCAGCCTGTGGCTCATAAATACACAGAAGAGTTATTTGGCCGCGACAATGTATTCCGGGCCGGGACAATTGCGACAATTGCTGAAAAAACAGCGTATGGATTTGTTAAGAATTATCTAAGCGAAAAAGGCTCTGCGGCCCGCAATGCCCACATAAACAGGCTGCTGGGCGGCTGCACCGGTGTTAAGCGGACCACCGGACAGCATCCGGGTGGTATTATGGTTATACCGCGCGATATGGATGTACATCATTTTACGCCCATTCAATATCCTGCAGACGACAAAAATTCAGCAACGATCACAACTCATTTTGATTATCACTCCATCAGCAGCCGGCTGGTTAAGCTTGATATTCTGGGGCATGACGACCCGACTGTAATTAAAATGCTGGAAGATTTGACCGGGATTGATGCCAAAACAATTCCTTTTGATGACGCGGTAACGATGAGCCTGTTTTCATCAACCAGGGCGCTAAAACTAACCCCTGATGACCTTAACAGCACGGTTGCCACCTTTGGCATACCTGAATTTGGCACTAAATTCGTCCGGCAAATGCTGGAAGACACCAAGCCCAAGACCTTTAGTGAACTAGTGCGGATCAGCGGTTTTTCCCATGGCACCGACGTATGGCTGAACAATGCGCAGGATCTGATTAGAAATGGTACGGCCAAACTGTCGGAAGCTATTTCAGCCCGGGATGATATTATGGTTTATCTTATCCATAGGGGCGTAGATCCTCAGGTTGCGTTCAAAGTTATGGAAAGTGTACGGAAAGGCAAGGGCGTGAAGTCTGACGATGTGGAGAAGCTGCGGGCGAAAAATGTGCCGGCGTGGTATGTTGAATCCTGTCAAAAGATAAAATACATGTTTCCCAAAGCCCATGCTGTCGCCTATGTCATGATGGCCTTTCGCATCGCGTATTGTAAAGTGCATCATCCGCTGGCCTTTTATGCCGCTTATTTCACGGTCAGGGCTAACGATTTTGATGCTGATCTGATTATCAGGGGGGAAAAGGCCCTGAAAGCTGAGCTGGTGATTCTGGAGGAAAAAGGGAATACACTCTCCGTGAAAGAGAAAAGCATCCAGACAATACTGGAGATGGCCCATGAAATGTACTTGCGCGGGTTCGTATTCCACCGTGTGGATTTATATAAATCGGATGCCACAAAATTCCAGATTGTTGATAACGGTCTTTTGCCGCCCCTTGGTTCATTACAGGGACTCGGTGAATCAGCCGCGCATAATATTGTAGCAGCCCGCCAAAATAAACCGTTTTCATCCATTGAAGATATCCGCTCACGCAGCCGGGTTTCAAAAACGGTTATTGATATTCTGAAAAACCACGGCTGCCTGGCCGGCCTTGATGATACTGATCAGATCATGCTTTTTGCCTGA
- the nusA gene encoding transcription termination factor NusA: MNAEFMQAFEQLGKEKGIAPEILFDAIEAALISAYKRNFGSAQNVRVSLDRTSGEIHVYARKNVIQEVSDARLELSLSEAKAIDPRYELDDVVELEVTPKNFGRIAAQTAKQVVVQRIREAERGMIYEEFSNRESDIVTGIVQRLEQKNVFIDLGKAEAILAPSEQIPDEMYKHGDRLKSYIVEVKKTTKGPQILVSRTHPGLLKRLFELEVPEIHDGIVEIKSVAREPGLRSKIAVYSRDEAIDPVGSCVGHKGMRVQTIVNELKGEKIDIVKWNADPAKYIANALSPAKVVSVEVQETEKMSRVVVPDYQLSLAIGKEGQNARLAAKLTGWKIDIKSESQAAQAPAFASSPVLEELV, encoded by the coding sequence ATGAATGCAGAATTTATGCAAGCATTTGAGCAATTAGGCAAAGAAAAAGGAATTGCACCTGAGATACTGTTTGATGCAATTGAGGCTGCCCTGATTTCAGCATATAAACGTAATTTTGGTTCGGCGCAAAATGTTCGCGTATCATTAGACCGGACCAGCGGTGAGATACATGTATATGCACGAAAAAATGTAATTCAGGAGGTTAGTGATGCCCGCCTTGAATTATCGCTGAGTGAAGCCAAGGCAATTGATCCGCGTTATGAACTGGACGATGTGGTCGAACTGGAAGTAACGCCGAAAAATTTCGGCCGGATTGCCGCGCAAACAGCCAAACAGGTGGTAGTGCAGAGAATCAGAGAAGCTGAACGGGGCATGATTTATGAAGAGTTTTCCAATCGGGAAAGCGATATTGTAACAGGGATTGTTCAGCGGCTGGAACAGAAGAATGTATTTATTGATCTGGGTAAAGCGGAAGCGATTTTAGCCCCATCTGAACAGATTCCGGATGAGATGTATAAACATGGCGACCGGCTGAAAAGTTACATTGTTGAGGTGAAAAAAACCACTAAAGGACCGCAAATCCTGGTATCCCGAACCCATCCGGGGCTTTTGAAGCGGTTGTTTGAACTGGAAGTTCCGGAGATTCACGATGGTATTGTCGAGATAAAGTCAGTAGCCCGTGAACCTGGCTTGCGTTCTAAAATTGCTGTTTATTCCCGTGATGAAGCCATTGATCCGGTCGGGTCCTGTGTGGGCCATAAGGGGATGCGGGTGCAAACGATTGTCAACGAGTTAAAAGGGGAAAAAATTGATATCGTCAAATGGAACGCCGATCCGGCAAAATATATAGCCAATGCCTTAAGCCCGGCCAAAGTAGTTTCCGTCGAAGTCCAGGAAACAGAAAAGATGTCACGGGTGGTCGTGCCTGACTACCAACTGTCACTGGCGATTGGCAAGGAAGGACAAAATGCCCGTCTGGCCGCTAAGCTTACCGGCTGGAAGATCGATATCAAGAGTGAATCACAGGCTGCCCAAGCGCCCGCATTCGCTTCAAGCCCCGTGCTGGAGGAATTGGTGTGA
- a CDS encoding L7Ae/L30e/S12e/Gadd45 family ribosomal protein: protein MNEQKLMSILGLAQKAGKVVSGDFAVQGALKSGKARLLIIAGDASASTKKEYQYQAQSRNIAVYCTLSKEQLGSSIGKALRAAVVITDEGFVKSVVKTLEE, encoded by the coding sequence ATGAATGAACAAAAGCTTATGTCAATTTTGGGCTTGGCCCAAAAAGCAGGCAAAGTAGTTTCTGGTGATTTTGCCGTTCAGGGTGCTCTTAAATCAGGTAAAGCCAGGCTGCTGATTATTGCCGGCGATGCCTCGGCCAGTACAAAAAAAGAGTATCAATATCAGGCCCAATCCCGGAATATTGCTGTCTATTGCACTTTATCCAAAGAACAGCTAGGCAGTTCTATCGGTAAAGCATTACGGGCCGCTGTGGTAATAACCGATGAAGGTTTTGTAAAGTCAGTAGTCAAGACTCTCGAAGAGTAA
- a CDS encoding bifunctional riboflavin kinase/FAD synthetase has product MKVFTRIENIRHQAPVFIALGTFDGIHIGHQAIITRAVNQAKERGCASAVFTFSNHPLIVIDPDRCPPLIVTNQEKIDLIAGLGVDMLFNVPFTAEFLRLSPLQFLDKLASSMRLRHVTVGANFTYGHRGAGTPALLKKFGTRHGFTVDVVGMVDVDGVIVSSTIIRQLVADGAVKQAASLLGRRVSITGRTIEGDKRGRKLGFPTANLAIPQGLLVPADGVYAVYVQDEQGMKFNGVANIGNNPTFTRQTRRIEVHILNFDRIIYGQQLKIHFIDRIRDEIAFNGVDQLKQQMTADVEFAQKKYFIL; this is encoded by the coding sequence ATGAAAGTTTTTACCCGGATAGAAAACATACGTCATCAGGCGCCTGTTTTTATCGCCTTAGGAACTTTTGACGGTATTCATATTGGCCATCAGGCTATCATCACGCGCGCTGTTAACCAGGCGAAAGAGAGAGGCTGCGCCAGCGCGGTATTCACCTTTAGCAATCATCCGCTGATTGTGATCGATCCTGATCGTTGTCCGCCGCTGATTGTGACAAATCAGGAGAAGATTGATCTTATTGCCGGTTTAGGTGTGGACATGTTGTTTAATGTTCCCTTCACCGCCGAATTTTTGCGGCTAAGCCCGCTCCAGTTCCTGGATAAGCTGGCCAGCAGCATGCGCCTCAGGCACGTTACCGTCGGCGCAAACTTCACCTATGGCCACCGCGGGGCAGGAACACCAGCCCTGCTGAAAAAATTTGGTACAAGACATGGCTTTACTGTCGATGTGGTAGGCATGGTCGATGTGGACGGGGTTATTGTCAGCAGTACGATCATCAGACAGCTGGTTGCAGACGGGGCGGTTAAGCAGGCAGCAAGTTTACTGGGACGGCGAGTGAGTATAACCGGCCGGACTATTGAGGGGGATAAGCGGGGCCGGAAGTTGGGTTTTCCCACGGCCAATCTGGCGATTCCCCAAGGCCTGTTAGTACCTGCCGACGGGGTTTATGCTGTTTATGTACAGGACGAACAGGGGATGAAATTCAACGGGGTTGCCAATATTGGCAATAATCCTACTTTTACCAGGCAAACCCGGCGCATAGAGGTACATATTCTAAATTTTGACCGTATTATTTATGGGCAGCAGTTAAAAATACATTTTATCGACAGGATCAGAGACGAGATTGCTTTTAATGGTGTTGATCAACTCAAACAGCAAATGACGGCAGATGTTGAATTTGCTCAAAAAAAATATTTTATCCTGTGA
- the truB gene encoding tRNA pseudouridine(55) synthase TruB, with amino-acid sequence MMQSGLINVLKPPGMTSHDVVAYIRRLYGLKRVGHAGTLDPAAAGVLPVFVGNATRLVEYLADADKSYRAELTFGFETDTGDDTGQIIQSRPYNRPQLSQIEAALASFIGVSEQIPPMYSAVKIAGKKLYELARAGQVVERKARTIVIEKLVLVTEAESGLVFDVKCSKGTYIRTLCADIARRLDCLAVMSFLVRTRVGSFCLEQSLTLEEITANKEQALQAADTALTHIPAVILSEQEAQAVKNGRSICCRQSGADLVRMYDRQQNFLGIGRETGQSEERTMLIPVKILSPDR; translated from the coding sequence ATGATGCAAAGTGGTTTAATTAATGTCCTTAAACCGCCAGGCATGACATCCCATGATGTGGTTGCCTATATTCGGCGATTATATGGATTAAAACGTGTCGGCCATGCCGGGACGTTGGACCCGGCGGCGGCCGGGGTTTTACCGGTATTTGTCGGTAACGCCACCAGGCTTGTTGAATATTTGGCTGATGCTGATAAAAGTTATCGGGCTGAGCTCACTTTTGGTTTTGAAACAGACACCGGCGATGATACCGGACAGATTATTCAGAGCCGTCCGTACAACCGGCCGCAGTTGAGTCAAATTGAGGCAGCGTTAGCTTCATTTATTGGTGTATCTGAGCAAATTCCGCCTATGTACTCAGCGGTCAAAATCGCTGGGAAAAAGTTATATGAACTGGCCCGTGCCGGCCAGGTTGTGGAACGAAAAGCGCGTACAATTGTCATCGAGAAGCTTGTGCTTGTAACCGAAGCGGAATCTGGCCTTGTTTTTGATGTAAAATGTTCCAAGGGCACTTATATCCGTACACTGTGTGCTGATATTGCCCGCCGACTAGACTGCCTGGCGGTCATGAGTTTTTTGGTCAGGACGCGGGTAGGCAGTTTCTGCTTGGAACAATCATTAACACTGGAAGAGATTACCGCGAATAAGGAACAGGCGCTGCAAGCTGCCGATACTGCTCTTACTCATATACCGGCTGTTATCTTGTCAGAGCAGGAAGCACAGGCAGTAAAGAACGGCCGTTCCATCTGCTGCCGGCAAAGCGGTGCTGATTTAGTAAGAATGTATGACCGCCAGCAGAATTTCCTTGGCATTGGCCGGGAAACAGGTCAGAGTGAAGAGCGGACAATGTTGATTCCAGTGAAAATTTTAAGTCCGGACCGATAA
- the rimP gene encoding ribosome maturation factor RimP translates to MSTERIEAVVEKLVADIIAESDLELVDVEYVKERDWYLRVFLDKESGIEIDDCQWVSEQIESKLDETDLIKDHYYLEVSSPGLDRPLKKERDFIRHAGDKVEIKTYEPIAGQKLFTGNLIGLADGNIQIEVDGQAMSIPQTKVALIRLYIEF, encoded by the coding sequence ATGTCGACAGAAAGAATAGAAGCAGTTGTGGAAAAGCTTGTTGCTGACATTATCGCCGAAAGTGATCTTGAACTGGTAGATGTCGAATACGTTAAAGAACGCGACTGGTATCTAAGGGTATTTTTAGATAAAGAGTCCGGCATTGAAATTGATGATTGCCAATGGGTTAGCGAACAGATTGAAAGTAAATTAGATGAGACCGATTTAATAAAAGATCATTATTATCTTGAAGTTTCTTCACCAGGTCTGGACCGTCCGCTCAAAAAAGAACGGGACTTCATCCGCCACGCTGGTGACAAAGTGGAAATAAAGACATATGAGCCCATCGCTGGTCAAAAGTTATTCACTGGTAATTTAATTGGTCTGGCAGACGGTAATATTCAGATTGAGGTTGACGGGCAGGCTATGAGTATTCCGCAAACTAAGGTTGCCCTCATCAGGCTGTATATTGAGTTTTAA
- the rbfA gene encoding 30S ribosome-binding factor RbfA: protein MGQLRVEKVQEFIKQEISKLILTELKDPRIGFVTVTRVEATGDLRSAKVYVSLMGSDDQKAETWTGLTKSLGYMRAEIGKRIRMRFAPELSLHLDETLEYSARIQELILKIKQEEGNQ, encoded by the coding sequence ATGGGACAATTGCGGGTAGAAAAGGTTCAGGAATTTATCAAGCAGGAAATCAGTAAGCTGATTCTGACTGAACTTAAAGACCCTCGGATTGGTTTCGTAACTGTAACCAGAGTGGAAGCCACTGGCGATTTACGCAGTGCCAAGGTATATGTCAGCCTTATGGGCAGCGATGATCAAAAAGCAGAGACCTGGACCGGACTTACGAAATCATTAGGCTATATGCGGGCTGAAATAGGGAAACGTATTCGCATGAGATTTGCTCCCGAATTATCGTTGCACCTTGATGAAACACTGGAATATAGTGCGCGAATTCAGGAACTTATTTTAAAAATTAAGCAGGAAGAAGGCAATCAATAA